The Desulfuromonas acetoxidans DSM 684 DNA window GTGCTAGCCAGCTACGAACACCACCTGCCAACGACCTTTATGCTCATCCCCGTACTGCTGTGGGCCATGGCTCCATTTCAGCGCCACGGCCAAGGCCTCTCACGAACAAGCGCGACCATCATCTGTATGCTGTTTCTCGGTCAATTCTGTTATCACCAGGCATGGTCCGTAACACAAGCAGAGATACCGTCCGGCAAGCAGCAGATCACGGCCACGGTTATACGGCTGGAATCACAACCGCAACGCTGGCGCATGGATGTCACGGTCGAGAAACCGGAAATTCTAAGCGGGCAGCGGATTCGCGTTCATCTGCTCGACTCTCACTGTCCGCTGCTCCCCGGCGACACCCTGAGCTGGACCGGCAAACTGCGTCGTCCCCGACGTTTCGGCACACCGGGAGAATTTGACTACCCACGCTATCTGGCCAACTTAGGAATTAGCGCATCCGGCTACATCACTTCTTCCAAACAGATTGAGGTCAAACATCCGACAACCATCCCCTCACCATTGGTAGCAGTGGAACGCTGGCGCAGCCAGCTGGGTCAAGCCATTGCGACAAAGATCAATCATCCGCAAACTCCATTTCTCATCAGCTTGGTATTGGGTGAGAAAAGCCGACTGACACCAGCACAACGTCAGGACTTAGCTCAATTCGGGCTTTCACACCTTTTTGCCATTTCCGGCCTGCACCTGGGTCTGCTGGCGTCCATGCTCTACCTGGTAGTGCAGAAACTTTACCGGCGCAGTACCCGCGCTTTGATGTGGTGTCCGTTACAGCAGGCGGTTGCGGTATTGATTCTGCCGCCATTGCTGTTCTACCTTCTCCTCAGTGGCGGCGCACTACCAACCTGGCGGGCCGGATTGCTCATCGCTCTGGCAGCGTGGCTAACTGTCCGCCATCGTCATGTCCGTCCTGACGACCTGCTGTACTCCATTGCCCTGTTGATCCTGCTCGTCAAGCCCTTGGCTCTGTTTGGTGCCTCGTTCCAACTCTCTTTTGCCGGAGTAGCGGCCTTAATTCTGGTGCTGCCGACATGGCGGGACTGGCAACAACACCGCTGGCAACGCTGGCTGGCACTACCGCCACTGGTCACCCTGACGGCAACCGTAGCAACCCTGCCCATTGCGCTATGGCACTTCCATGTACTGGCTCCGGCAGCACTGGTCAACAACCTCTACGCGGTACCGCTGGTCGGCCTCGTCATCCTGCCAGTGACATTGCTGGCCACCGCACTGCTGGCAACAGGCCTGCCGGGTGCGCCCCTCCTCTTCCACACCGCAGGCGACCTTCTCAATGGCATATTATCGGTTGCAACCACCATCAGTCAGGGATTTTTGGCGGCCCAACGCCTGTATCTAACCGTTCCTCACCACCTGGTGCTGGCAGGAATCTCAATCACACTACTCGCCCTGTTAGCAAAACATCGCCGCCTGACCGTTGCCTCTTTAACTACCACCCTGCTTGGCGGTGCAATCCTTGGTGTGACGAGCATGCCCCCGTCCACATTGCAGCTCAGCGCGTTAAGTGTCGGTCAGGGCGATTGCCTGCTGTTGCAACGCGCAAACGGCACAACCTGCCTCATTGATGGCGGCGGCCTGTACAGTCAAACCTTTGATGTTGGCGAACGGCTAGTGGCACCGGCTCTCGGCCGTCTTGGCGTCGACCAAATCGACACCGTTATTCTCACTCATGACCACCCCGATCACCGCAAGGGGCTCATTCATATCCTCGAGCATTTTCCGGTCAAATCATTCTGGTGCTCAACAACACCAGAGCTCCTCCATGACAGCCTGCAATACGTATTGGGCACACACGACATTCCGGTCCGGGTCTTTTCTGCAGGCTGGACTGACGTTGAGCACACCGCCGACCAACAACTGAGTGTTTTTGTCGCCCCGCAGCCCCACAACAAAAACGATCAGTCGCTGGTGGTCTATGTCCGCAATCACCACCAAGGAATTTTACTGTGCGGCGACCTGGAACACCACGGCGTTGAACAACTCCTGGCAGACCCTCCCCCCGGCCCGGTTAACGTGATCAAACTTCCTCACCACGGCAGCCGTCACAGTGCCCATGAATCATTACTACACGATTTGCAACCAGCCTGGGCCATCGCGACAGTCGGGTATCGCAACCGTTACCATTTTCCCCATAGCGCCGTCATCGACACCTTGGCAACCATGCCGACAACATTAATCCGCACGGATCGTGACGGATCGGTACGACTGATCCAATCCATCGATGGCTGGCAGCGGCACAATCTGGCGACAAAGTTACCCTGGCCGTAAAACGGCACCGAAACGCCACATTTGCCAAAGGGATCTTCGGGTCATTTAAACCGAGCTTCACCTGCGTAAGTAAGAGTTTTTTTTCTCCGGGGGTTCCCATGAGTCGGTAAATCCTGTATTAAAGGAAATCCGTCCGCCACGCCAAGAAAATGGCCGGTGGAGAACATGATTTTCAAAGGAGTCACCCGTGAGCATAACCGGAATCAAAGGGATGAACGACATTCTGCCGAGTGAGATCGCCACCTGGCAGTTTCTGGAAGACACCGCACGCCGCATTTTCGCCACTTATGGTTGCCAGGAGATCCGTGTGCCCGTGGTGGAAAAAACCGAGCTGTTCTGCCGCTCCATTGGCGAAACCACCGATATTGTCGAAAAGGAGATGTACACTTTCAACGACAAGAGCGACAACTCTCTGACCTTACGGCCAGAGGGCACCGCTCCGGTGATGCGCTCGTTCATTCAGCATAAACTGTTCAATCAGGATCAGGTCTCAAAGCTCTACTATCTGGGTCCGATGTTCCGTTACGAGCGTCCCCAAAAGGGCCGCTATCGTCAATTTCATCAGATTGGCGCTGAAATTATTGGTATTGACGACCCGCGCATGGACGCCCAGGTGCTGGCCATGC harbors:
- a CDS encoding DNA internalization-related competence protein ComEC/Rec2; its protein translation is MLHSYRQLGSWLLLLSYSLGLVLASYEHHLPTTFMLIPVLLWAMAPFQRHGQGLSRTSATIICMLFLGQFCYHQAWSVTQAEIPSGKQQITATVIRLESQPQRWRMDVTVEKPEILSGQRIRVHLLDSHCPLLPGDTLSWTGKLRRPRRFGTPGEFDYPRYLANLGISASGYITSSKQIEVKHPTTIPSPLVAVERWRSQLGQAIATKINHPQTPFLISLVLGEKSRLTPAQRQDLAQFGLSHLFAISGLHLGLLASMLYLVVQKLYRRSTRALMWCPLQQAVAVLILPPLLFYLLLSGGALPTWRAGLLIALAAWLTVRHRHVRPDDLLYSIALLILLVKPLALFGASFQLSFAGVAALILVLPTWRDWQQHRWQRWLALPPLVTLTATVATLPIALWHFHVLAPAALVNNLYAVPLVGLVILPVTLLATALLATGLPGAPLLFHTAGDLLNGILSVATTISQGFLAAQRLYLTVPHHLVLAGISITLLALLAKHRRLTVASLTTTLLGGAILGVTSMPPSTLQLSALSVGQGDCLLLQRANGTTCLIDGGGLYSQTFDVGERLVAPALGRLGVDQIDTVILTHDHPDHRKGLIHILEHFPVKSFWCSTTPELLHDSLQYVLGTHDIPVRVFSAGWTDVEHTADQQLSVFVAPQPHNKNDQSLVVYVRNHHQGILLCGDLEHHGVEQLLADPPPGPVNVIKLPHHGSRHSAHESLLHDLQPAWAIATVGYRNRYHFPHSAVIDTLATMPTTLIRTDRDGSVRLIQSIDGWQRHNLATKLPWP